One segment of Saprospiraceae bacterium DNA contains the following:
- a CDS encoding YggS family pyridoxal phosphate-dependent enzyme — protein MMLNELLRELAAKNVTLVAVSKTHPPERVMEIYRQGHRIFGENRVQEMLAKQAALPADIEWHLIGHLQTNKVKFIAPFVRMIHSVDSLKLLQEIDKQASKVHRVVDCLLQFHIAKEETKFGLDEAEASTLLASETFQQMKNVRVCGVMGMATFTDDAGQVRREFRHLKSIFQNLKTNYFSSSLHFREISMGMSDDWRIAVEEGSTIVRIGSLIFGERH, from the coding sequence ATGATGCTAAACGAACTACTCCGCGAACTTGCTGCCAAAAATGTTACCCTGGTTGCGGTTTCCAAAACTCATCCACCCGAACGAGTGATGGAAATCTATCGGCAAGGCCATCGCATCTTCGGCGAGAACCGCGTACAGGAGATGCTTGCAAAACAAGCCGCGCTGCCCGCCGACATCGAATGGCACTTGATTGGCCATTTGCAGACAAACAAAGTGAAATTCATCGCGCCTTTTGTGCGGATGATTCATTCGGTGGACAGCCTGAAACTGCTCCAAGAAATTGACAAACAAGCAAGCAAGGTGCATCGCGTCGTGGATTGTCTGCTACAGTTTCACATCGCTAAGGAAGAGACCAAGTTCGGTCTCGACGAAGCGGAAGCCAGCACATTGCTCGCCAGCGAGACATTCCAGCAAATGAAAAACGTACGGGTTTGCGGTGTGATGGGCATGGCTACCTTCACCGATGATGCGGGACAGGTGCGCCGCGAATTCCGACATTTGAAATCTATTTTTCAAAACCTCAAAACGAATTACTTCTCCTCAAGCCTACATTTCCGCGAAATCTCGATGGGAATGTCGGACGATTGGCGCATTGCCGTGGAAGAGGGGAGCACGATAGTGCGCATCGGGAGTTTGATTTTTGGCGAGCGACATTGA